A stretch of the Tachysurus vachellii isolate PV-2020 chromosome 26, HZAU_Pvac_v1, whole genome shotgun sequence genome encodes the following:
- the LOC132841382 gene encoding uncharacterized protein LOC132841382, producing MPLPFKIRPHLPDNKQMAIVRLNHLKRKLLKDERYKEHYLKFMEEVIERGDAEEVRDNGKDGEKWYIPHHGVYHPKKPDKLRVVFDCSAKHQGTSLNDHLLQGPDLINNLTGVLVRFRQHPVALMCDVERMFHQFHVKKEDRNYLHFLWWKKGNLNSHPQEYHMKVHLFGASSSPGCANYALKHLAKESEAMYPLGSKYITTNFYVDDGVTSVASKEEAVQVAKEARQLCASGGLRLHRFISNDKDVLNSIPISERAIVVKELDLNFDDTTLERALGIHWHIDSDRFRFSVNLKDQPATRRGILSTVASLYDPLGFIAPFVLKGKLVLQEMCRNGTGWDDPLPKELQPKWEHWKADLVNLEKISLPRCYVLASFGKVIKRELHHFSDASNSGYGQCSYLRLMDKEGNIHCTLLIGKSRVAPSKVQTIPRLELTAAVISVAMSNMLRQELEYADLEEHFWTDSKVVLGYINNEARRFHTFVANRVQKIHLSTTPQQWKYVPTNENPADHASRGLSAGEILSSNWLTGPKFLWKKDIPLVADIDTALTIGDPEVRQVQVLSAETTEVSLSDRLSKLSSWSRAVQAVARLIRRVKGNKSSCHSTVAEREDAKRIIIKDLQRNVYPEEIKVLRKGARLSPSSKLYRLDAFLDQEGVLKVGGRLCNAPLPNLVIYPVIIPKDHHITKLIISQCHENVKHQGKGLTSNEIRSQGYWIPGMNRAVASHLHYCVTCRKLRRPTEEQRMADLPSERTHPSPPFTYCGMDCFGPFVTKQGRKEYKRYGLLFTCFSSRAIHIEMINDMSTDALINGLRCFIALRGAVRQIRCDRGTNFVGAKNELRNALEEIDADRLSVFLAEKQCDFVLNAPHSSHVGGVWERQIRTVRSVLRSALSLSSERLDDASLRTFLYEAMAIVNSRPLSVDNLNDPNSLAPLTPNNLLTMKSVPALPPPGKFIREDIYAKKRWRHVQYLAEQFWSRWRKEYLSNIAIRQCWHSAKRNLRVGDIVMEKTDLPRNEWRLARVTETTTDKDGLVRRVKMCLGDRKLEKDGRRLNRLSIIERPVQKLILLLETV from the coding sequence ATGCCTCTCCCCTTCAAAATAAGACCCCATTTGCCTGACAATAAGCAGATGGCCATCGTAAGGCTCAATCATCTCAAAAGAAAGCTGCTAAAAGATGAAAGGTACAAGGAACATTATTTGAAGTTTATGGAAGAAGTCATTGAGAGAGGTGATGCAGAAGAAGTGCGAGATAATGGAAAGGATGGTGAGAAGTGGTACATCCCACATCATGGGGTGTATCATCCGAAGAAGCCAGATAAGCTCCGTGTCGTCTTCGATTGTTCTGCTAAGCACCAGGGGACCAGCCTCAATGATCACTTGCTCCAAGGCCCagatttaattaataatctaaCTGGTGTTCTTGTAAGGTTCAGACAACATCCCGTTGCTCTTATGTGTGATGTTGAAAGGATGTTTCACCAATTTCATGTGAAAAAGGAAGATCGGAACTACCTTCATTTTCTCTGGTGGAAAAAGGGAAACTTGAATTCACACCCACAAGAATACCACATGAAGGTCCATCTTTTCGGTGCAAGCTCGTCACCTGGATGCGCCAACTATGCTCTAAAACATCTTGCTAAGGAGAGTGAGGCTATGTATCCTCTTGGCTCAAAATACATCACAACAAACTTTTATGTAGATGACGGTGTTACTAGTGTAGCCAGTAAAGAAGAAGCTGTTCAGGTAGCAAAAGAAGCTCGACAGCTGTGTGCCTCAGGTGGTCTTAGACTGCACAGATTTATCTCAAATGACAAAGATGTCCTGAACAGCATTCCAATTTCTGAACGAGCCATTGTAGTGAAGGAGCTTGATCTCAACTTTGATGACACAACTTTAGAGAGAGCGTTAGGGATCCACTGGCACATTGATTCTGACAGATTCAGATTCTCTGTTAACCTCAAAGATCAACCAGCAACACGCCGTGGCATACTATCCACAGTTGCTTCACTGTATGATCCGCTGGGCTTTATTGCTCCTTTCGTGCTCAAGGGTAAATTAGTGCTTCAGGAGATGTGCAGAAACGGAACAGGCTGGGACGACCCCCTTCCTAAAGAATTGCAGCCAAAGTGGGAGCATTGGAAAGCGGATCTTGTGAACTTGGAAAAGATCAGTCTACCCCGCTGCTATGTGCTTGCAAGCTTTGGAAAGGTCATCAAAAGAGAACTTCATCACTTCTCTGATGCCAGCAACAGCGGATACGGCCAGTGTTCTTATTTAAGACTCATGGACAAAGAAGGAAACATCCATTGTACCCTGCTTATAGGTAAATCCAGAGTTGCTCCCAGTAAGGTCCAGACTATTCCCAGGCTTGAACTGACAGCAGCCGTCATCTCAGTTGCCATGAGCAATATGCTTAGACAGGAGCTGGAATATGCAGATCTAGAGGAGCACTTCTGGACTGACTCAAAGGTGGTTTTGGGATATATTAACAATGAAGCACGGCGCTTTCATACATTTGTGGCAAACAGAGTGCAAAAGATACATCTTAGCACTACTCCTCAACAGTGGAAATACGTTCCCACTAATGAAAACCCTGCTGACCATGCATCAAGAGGCTTAAGTGCTGGCGAGATTCTCTCATCCAATTGGTTGACGGGGCCAAAATTTTTATGGAAGAAGGATATACCTCTCGTTGCAGACATTGATACAGCGCTAACGATTGGAGATCCTGAAGTGAGACAGGTTCAAGTACTGAGTGCAGAAACAACAGAAGTTAGCCTCTCAGACCGCTTGTCAAAGCTGTCTTCATGGTCGAGAGCTGTTCAAGCTGTGGCTCGGCTCATTCGCAGAGTAAAAGGGAATAAGTCCAGCTGTCACAGTACAGTAGCTGAACGAGAAGATGCTAAACGCATCATCATTAAGGACCTGCAAAGAAACGTCTATCCAGAGGAAATCAAGGTATTAAGAAAGGGGGCCCGGCTGTCACCTAGTAGCAAGCTGTATCGTCTTGATGCCTTCCTAGATCAAGAAGGAGTACTCAAGGTGGGAGGAAGACTTTGCAATGCACCTCTACCCAACTTGGTCATATACCCAGTGATCATCCCCAAAGATCACCACATAACAAAGCTGATCATATCTCAATGTCATGAGAATGTCAAGCATCAAGGAAAGGGTCTCACAAGTAATGAAATCAGATCGCAAGGCTATTGGATCCCAGGGATGAATAGAGCAGTAGCATCCCATTTGCATTACTGTGTGACATGTCGGAAGCTCAGGAGACCCACAGAGGAACAAAGAATGGCCGATCTCCCATCAGAGCGTACACATCCATCTCCACCATTCACATATTGTGGCATGGACTGCTTCGGTCCCTTTGTCACCAAACAGGGTCGGAAAGAATATAAAAGGTACGGCCTCCTCTTCACATGTTTTAGCTCCAGGGCTATCCATATTGAAATGATAAATGACATGTCTACAGATGCCCTCATCAATGGCCTCCGCTGTTTCATTGCATTACGAGGAGCAGTACGTCAAATCAGATGTGACAGAGGCACAAACTTTGTAGGAGCCAAGAATGAGCTAAGGAATGCATTAGAGGAAATTGATGCAGATCGTCTGTCTGTGTTCCTGGCTGAGAAGCAGTGTGACTTTGTCCTGAACGCACCCCATTCAAGTCATGTAGGTGGGGTATGGGAGAGACAAATCAGAACAGTAAGGAGTGTTCTTCGCTCagcgctctcactctcttctgAAAGACTGGATGATGCATCACTGCGGACATTCTTGTACGAAGCTATGGCGATTGTGAACAGTAGACCACTCTCAGTTGACAATCTTAATGACCCCAACAGCCTTGCACCTCTCACCCCCAATAACCTGCTTACCATGAAGTCTGTTCCAGCATTACCACCACCAGGCAAATTCATCAGAGAAGACATCTATGCAAAGAAAAGGTGGCGTCATGTTCAGTACCTTGCCGAGCAGTTTTGGAGCCGGTGGCGTAAGGAGTATCTGTCGAACATTGCCATCAGGCAATGCTGGCATTCAGCAAAAAGAAACTTGCGAGTGGGAGATATTGTCATGGAAAAGACTGATCTACCCAGAAATGAGTGGCGGTTGGCCCGAGTTACAGAGACTACTACAGATAAAGACGGACTTGTAAGAAGAGTTAAGATGTGCCTTGGTGATCGAAAACTGGAAAAGGATGGTCGTCGACTCAACAGGCTATCTATCATTGAACGCCCAGTCCAGAAGCTGATCCTGTTGCTAGAGACCGTCTAG